In Cryptomeria japonica chromosome 10, Sugi_1.0, whole genome shotgun sequence, a genomic segment contains:
- the LOC131859222 gene encoding uncharacterized protein LOC131859222, with translation MSSSKDGKKKDLSKIKYFCFYHMGHYASQYPNKKNKGKSKNQVATTIERDKFATRFENEFLLIVFLSSSIAKSVWYIDSAASCHMTGVREYFTKFEEKKLDFCIELGDNAKYHGTGFGMVKFQRDFGKPLLVEDMLYVPSMTNNLIYVSTLEDRSYIVTFEGGKVYICHKNYKVAKKIGVRHDYYVTFIDDLSKKTWIYFMKNKDEVFSRFKEFKALMENQIERKIKILRFDNGGEYTLNDFKDFYAREGIKKDISKKD, from the coding sequence ATGTCCTCTTCTAAGGATGGGAAGAAGAAAGATCTGAGCAAGATAAAGTATTTTTGCTTCTATCATATGGGTCACTATGCTAGTCAATACCCAAATAAGAAAAACAAGGGTAAGTCAAAGAACCAAGTTGCGACTACTATAGAGAGGGACAAGTTTGCAACACGGTTTGAGAATGAGTTTTTACTCATTGTCTTTCTCTCAAGTTCAATTGCCAAAAGTGTATGGTATATTGATAGTGCGGCTTCTTGCCACATGACGGGAGTCAGAGAATATTTCACCAAGTTTGAGGAGAAGAAGTTGGACTTCTGTATTGAGCTTGGAGACAATGCTAAGTACCATGGAACTGGTTTTGGCATGGTCAAGTTTCAGAGGGACTTTGGAAAACCTTTGTTGGTGGAGGACATGTTGTATGTCCCTAGTATGACAAATAATCTAATCTATGTTTCTACTTTGGAGGACAGGAGTTACATTGTGACCTTTGAAGGGGGCAAAGTCTATATTTGTCATAAGAATTACAAAGTAGCAAAAAAAATTGGAGTTAGGCATGATTATTATGTTACTTTCATTGATGATTTATCCAAGAAGACGTGGATATATTTTATGAAGAATAAAGATGAAGTCTTcagtaggttcaaagagtttaaggcTCTCATGGAGAACCAAATAGAGAGGAAGATCAAGATACTGAGatttgataatggaggtgagtatacctTGAATGACTTCAAAGATTTCTATGCTCGGGAAGGTATCAAGAAAGATATAAGTAAAAAAGATTAA